The bacterium genome contains the following window.
GAGAGGCGGCCTCCCCCACGGTCCCATCGCCAACCCGGGAGAGGCGTCCATCCTCGCGGCCCTGTACCCGGAGGATGTTCCCTCCCTTTATTTCGTGGCCAGGGGCGACGGCACACACGTCTTTTCCAATACATTGGTCGAGCACAACCAGGCGGTGAAGATCTACCAGCTGGGAGAAATACCGTGAACGGGCCGGACCAGGGACTCATGGCCGAGATCGTCTCCATCCTCCTCTCCTCGGGAGGGGAGTTCGCCGACCTGTATTTCCAGGACATGACCGCGAGGCAGGCCGAGGCCGAGTCCGGCCGCATCGAACGCATCGCCTCGGTACGGGAACGGGGTGTCGGCCTGCGGCTCATCCGGCATGGGGTCACCCACTTCGGGACCTCTGTCGAGATGTCTCCGGCGGCCCTGCGGGAACTCGCCGGGAGCCTGGCCGCGGGAGCGGGGGAGGTTAAGAGCAGTGGAAAGCGGAAAGTGGAAGGTGGAAAGGGGGGGATAGAGCTCAAGAAGCGGCCTGCGGGGAGGCTTCCGGCCGGTGAGGATCCGTCGGGCGTTCCCCTGGAGCAGAAGGGGAAGCTGGTGCTGGCGGCTTTAAGGGCCCTGGACGGGTACGACTCCAGGCTCGTACAGGTCAAGTCGGTTTACCGGGACTCCTCCCTTGTCATGAAGGTGGCCAACAGCGACGGGGTATATGCCGAGGACACCAGGTACCACGGGGTGTTCCTGGTCCAGGTGGTGGTCTCCGACGGTGATCACATGCAGACGGGGTACGAGCCCGTGGGCGGTACCGGTGGGTACGATCTCTTCAGAAAGATTGATCCTGGCGAGGTGGCCCTGATCTCCGCGGGCCGCGCGTTGACCATGCTTCAAGCCCCCGAGGCCCCGTCCGGCACCATGCCGGTGGTCCTCTCCTCCGAGGCAGGGGGGACCATGGTCCACGAGGCCGTGGGCCACGGGCTGGAGGCCGACCTCGCCGGGCAGGAACTTTCGATCTACGCGGACAAGATGGGCCTGCAGGTGGCCTCGCCCCTCGTCACGGTGGTGGACGACGCGACCCTCCCGGGCAGGCGCGGCTCCTACAACTACGACGACGAGGGTGAGCCGGGACGAAGGACGGTGCTGGTGGACAAGGGGGTCCTCACCGCCTTCATGAGCGACAAGGCGGCCCTTTTGAAGTACGGGATGCCCGCCACCGGCAACGGCCGGCGCCAGTCCTTCAGGAACTGGCCCATCCCGCGGATGTCCAACACCATCATCGAGCCGGGGAAGCACGTCCCGGCCGATATCGTCCGTTCGGTGGACCGCGGGCTCCTTGTGCTCAAGATGGGCGGGGGGCAGGTCAACACGGTCACGGGCGATTTTGTCTTCGACGTGAGCGAGGGATACCTCATCGAGGGCGGTGAAAAGGCCGGACCCGTGCGCGGAGCCACCCTTGCCGGTAACGGCCCGGAAGTGTTAAAAAACATCGATATGGTCGGAAACGACCTGGGATTTGGTCTCGGGACCTGCGGAAAGGACGGCCAGGGCGTACCGGTGGGTGACGCCCAGCCCACCCTCAGGATACCCGAGATCGTTGTCGGCGGAAGGGACGCCGAAGGGGGACCTGGATGACCGCCCTGAACCACAAACGGAAGGGTAAGGCAGGCAAGGATACCAGGGCCGGCATGCCCCGGGTCGAGAAGCCGGAGAAGACCGGCCCGAAGATCCGTATCCTCTACCAGTTCCTTCTCGTCACCCTCGCGGTGGCGGTGCTCCCCCTCCTCATGGCCTCCTACAAGCTCATGGGGATCAACCGCGCCTTCCTCGAGGATGAGCTCCTCGCCCTTCACAGCCAGGTGGCCAACGCCGCGGCGGAGGAGATCTCCACCGCAATGTCCAACATCCTGGTCAACCTTGAGCTGGTGGCCAAGGCCCAGGGAGGCGGCAGCCCTCTGGGCAAGGAGGAGCGGGAACGCTCCCTCATCTTCTACCTCGACCAGTACCCCGAGATCATCCGCCTCACGCAGTATTCCACGGGGGGGCGCCAACTGGCCCGGGTGTTCCGGGTGGGCAAGTCCAAGGTGCCGCCCCTTGCCGAGGAGGTCATGACCACTGCCGTCAAGGAGGCCTCTGCCGGCAAGACCTACATCAGCCCGCCGGTGGTCCTGGGCGGCCAGCAGGTGCCGGAGATCGTGGTGGGCATGCCCGTGTACGGCCCCTCCGGGGGGAT
Protein-coding sequences here:
- a CDS encoding TldD/PmbA family protein, which encodes MAEIVSILLSSGGEFADLYFQDMTARQAEAESGRIERIASVRERGVGLRLIRHGVTHFGTSVEMSPAALRELAGSLAAGAGEVKSSGKRKVEGGKGGIELKKRPAGRLPAGEDPSGVPLEQKGKLVLAALRALDGYDSRLVQVKSVYRDSSLVMKVANSDGVYAEDTRYHGVFLVQVVVSDGDHMQTGYEPVGGTGGYDLFRKIDPGEVALISAGRALTMLQAPEAPSGTMPVVLSSEAGGTMVHEAVGHGLEADLAGQELSIYADKMGLQVASPLVTVVDDATLPGRRGSYNYDDEGEPGRRTVLVDKGVLTAFMSDKAALLKYGMPATGNGRRQSFRNWPIPRMSNTIIEPGKHVPADIVRSVDRGLLVLKMGGGQVNTVTGDFVFDVSEGYLIEGGEKAGPVRGATLAGNGPEVLKNIDMVGNDLGFGLGTCGKDGQGVPVGDAQPTLRIPEIVVGGRDAEGGPG